The genome window CGAAGGAAGTTAAGGCCAAAGGCCCGCCAATTGCAACCAAACGACACAATTGCCGTAGCGAGGCTGCATTATAGGCAAAGAACCTCGGAATCCGTTGCCAAATCCTTAATCAAGCAAGGCTAGCAGGTCGCGGGCAATCTGCTGCCAAGGCTGGGCCAGGTCCACCGTAACAATGCGGACGGGATGCCCCCCGAGCGTGTAGCGCACATCCACGGCGTGAGCAGCGGCCGGATACAGCAGGACGCCTTCTAGCTGCTGCTCAGCAGGCCGGGGCTGGTTCTGAAGGTAGGCGTAGAGCTGGTAGAGGTGGGGCGAAATCAGCTTGTGCTGGTCGTAGCGGGGCTTAAGAGCGGCGGCGTAATACTTGGTGTCGAGGATGATTTTGCGCTGCTCGTTTTCCAGGGTAGTATCCGTGACCATGGCCGGCAGCAGGTGCAAGGCCTCGACCGTTTCGGCTTCGGCCTGCCACTGAATCGTTTCGGAAAGCACCCGAAACTGGCGCTGCTCCAAGCGGTAAAAATTGCGCACGAATTGCTCAAAAAGCAGCGCCATCAGCCGCTCATCGCGCCGGAAGTCGCGGAAGCGGGTTGGGCCTTCGGCATCGGGAGTGGGTAGGGCGCTCTGCTGAATTAACTCGCACACGTTCAGTAGGAAACCTGCTAGCCCAGTGGGCCGCAGGCGGCGCACGGCCCGCAACGTAGCCGCGCTGGGCGGCTCGGGCAGCACCGCATCCGGGAAGCGGCGCATGGTCGCGCGTACTTGCTGGCGCAAAGCAGCGGGTAGGCTACGAGTACGACTCAGCTGCTGCAAAGTGCCGAGTACCAGTCGGGCCAGGGCTGTGTTCTGGTTTAGCTCATCTACCGTGCAAATGGCCCGGCCGCGCGACAGTAGGTTTTGGCTTAGGGTAGGGGCCAACTGCACCCGGCCGCGCAGTTCCGTCAGCTCCTCGGTGCGCTCCGTGTACGCCACCGGTAGGCCCCGGTGCATCAGCCGGCGCGTGCCCGTCAGCAAGACGTGAGTGAGCAGTTCCAGGGGCCGGTGGAAGGTGGTCGTGTTGATTGCCAGCAGTTCCTGCTGCTCCGGCAGCCGGTTCCAGGCGTAGCAGAGCAGGTAGTACAGGTTCTGAATGGGAATCATACAAAGAAACGTGTGTGAGGATAGGGCCTCCTAACATTGTCCTTCCGAGCAGGAAGAGGAATCTGGGTTAGCCTGTAGAGCCTGCCGATAAACTCAGATTCCTCCTGCGTTGGAAGGACAAGTAGCATCTGCCTAGCACGGCTTACGCTAGCAGCTTTTTCTTTTGCTGGGTGGCCTTGGCTGGCTGGTCGAGCCAGTAATCATCCAGGAGAGGCTCAATTTCCTGTTCCAGAATCAGTTGCAGCCACTCCGCAGCGGCGGCAGGCTCAGCGGGTGGTTGGCAGAAGTAGCTGTGCCCGATGCAGAAGTCTGGCCCCAGGTCCGGGTCGTCGGTAATTACCTGATTGAGAGCGGCCAGGCGAGTGGTAAGCCGGTGGCTGACAGCAGCGGGTACGCCCTGGGCCGCCAGTAACTCGCGCAGGGGGGCGCCAAACTCCGGCTCCAAACTCACGAAGGCAAAGCGCCGCCGCAGGGCGTAATCGAGCGGGGCCAGGCTGCGGTCAGCTAAGTTCATGGTGCCAATGAGAAAAACGTTGGCTGGCACGAAAAAGGGCGGGCTACCGGCCGGGGCGTAGGGTAGGCGCACGGCGTGGGCGGGGCCGCGCTTGTCGGCTTCCAGCAAGAGCAGCAGTTCCCCGAAAATACGCGCCACGTTGCCCCGGTTCAACTCGTCAATCAGCAGAAAATAAGGCCGTTCCGGGTCCTGGGCAGCGCGCTGGCAGAAATCCACCAAGATGCCATTCTGTAGCCGGAAAGTACCTGCGCCATCGGGCCGGAAACCTTGCACAAAGTCCTCGTAGCTGTAGCTGGGGTGAAACTGAACTAGCTCCACGCGGGCCGCGTCGGTAGCGCCTAGTTCCAGCCAAGCCAGCCGCCGGGCCAAATACGTTTTGCCCGTACCGGGCGGCCCCTGCAGAATCAGGTTGCGGCGGCGGCGCAGGGCTGCCAGGGTGGCAGCCAGCTTTTCCGCTGAAATAAACAGCTCCGCCAACGCCATTGCTTGGTCGTAGGGTTCTGGTGTGGAATGCTGGTAGGAGGCGGCTGGTTCCTGGACCTCGAACGCAGGTAGCGGGTCAGAGGCAGAAGCTGGTTCGGCTGGAGATTTTTCGGTCGGAGCTACCTGCTTAATTCCCTTGACTTTGGCAGGCGGCGTTTCGCGGGTAGCACCGGTGTAGAGTTCCTGCATTTGCTCCTGGGCGGCCACATCGCCATCCAATAGGGGCGAGTTTTCGAGGGTAGGGCGCTTGGTGGCAATGGTGAAGTCGAGCTGCTCCAGCACCCGGTTGGTAGGCGCGCCAGCCGGTAGGGGCCAGGTTGCTTCGGGCTGCTCCGTAGCCAGCCGAAACGCCAGCTGGGCCACGGCCCGCGGCGCGTAGCGCTTGCCCATGAAGACTAGGTCGTAGACGGTGCTCAGCGGCATGCGCGGACCATCCAGGTCCATCTGCTGAAGGGCCCGAATAACTTGGTCGCGGGTGAGGTGGGTAGGGTCGAGGTCGGGAGTCGGCATCCGGTTCTAAAGTACGGGCAAAACGTATTTGCCGCCGCGTTTGCTCCCGGAGGGTTGGTGAAATTGTGAAGTGGTGAAATGGTGAGTTGTCATAGCCAGGAGGTCCGACGCTATCCGTCGTGGCCACTGTACACCCCTCTAAATGTGATAAATCCTCAACGCTACCGTAGGTCAAGGGCTTGTCACTTTACTAGGTTTAAGGCACATGAGATGAAAGATGGCGTCGCTCTGCTCGCCATGACAACTCACTCACCAACTCACTATTTCACTATCTCACCTCCACCGTCCGCTGAATGCCGAGCTTTTTCATGCGGGCTTCCAGGGTTTTGGGGTTAATATCGAGGAGGACGGCGGCGCCGTTGGGGCCGCTGACGCGGCCGCCCGTGCGGCGCAGGGCCGCCAGAATATGGTCGCGCTCCTGGTCTTTGAGGGTTTTGATGGGGCCGCCAGTTTCGGGAGTGGCTGGGGCTACTTGGGCAGCGGCGGAGAAGCCCGCAAACTCCAAAAACGGCCCCTGGCTGACAATGACAGCCTGTTCTAGCACGTGCTCCAGTTCGCGCACGTTGCCGGGCCAGCCGTACTGGCGCAGGGCTTTCAGGTCCCGCTCGCGCAGGCCGCGCACAGGCTTACCCATCTGTTTGGTGAAGCGCTCCAGGAAGTAGCGCATCAGCGGCTCAATATCCTCGGGCCGCTCGCGCAGGGGCGGCAGCTTAATGGGAAACACGTTGAGGCGGTAGTACAAATCGGCGCGGAAACGGCCGGCAGCCACCTCGTCTTCCAGCACCCGGTTTGTGGCCGCAATTACCCGCACATCGGTCGGAATGACGCGGCGGCCACCAATACGCTCGAACTCTTTTTCCTGCAGCACCCGCAGCAGCTTGGCTTGCAGATCGAGGGGTAGCTCCCCCACCTCGTCCAGAAAAATCGTGCCTTTGTCAGCCAGCTCAAACTTACCGATGCGCCGGTCGTGGGCCCCGGTGAAGGCGCCTTTTTCGTGACCAAATAGTTCACTTTCAATTAGCTGTGCGGGCAAGGCGGCGCAGTTGATTTTAATCAGGGCCCGCTCCTTGCGCGGCGACAGATTATGCAGGGCTCGGGCCACCAGCTCCTTGCCGGTTCCGGTTTCGCCGGTAATGAGCACGGTGGTGTCAGTGGGAGCTACCTGGGCCAGACGGGTGTAAACTTGCTGCATCACGCCGCTGCCGCCCACAAAATCGTCGAGGCGGGCGGCGGCAGTGGTATTGATTTCGTCGATGAGGTAGGTCCGCTCCCGCTCCAGTTGGGTGCGCAGGGCGTCAATCTGCTCGAAGGCAAACACGTTCTGGACAGCCAGCCGAATCTGGGGCACCAGGGTCTGAATTAGCTCCAGAGTTTCCTCCGTGAAGGCCAGCGGCTGGTGGCTGGCCAGAATAAGGGCCGCCATCTGTTCGTCGCCCACGTCCAGGGGCGCGCACAGAATAGAGCGGGTGCCGCGCTGCTCCCGAATGTAACGGAGCATGTCGTAGCGCTGGGCGAGGTCCTCAAAATCGGCCCCCACGTACACGCCGGGCCGCGAAAATAGCTCCACTACCGCCTGTTTGCTAGCTTCCGACTTTGGCAAATCATCGTAGCGGTTCTCATCCAGGGCCAGAAAGGTACCATCGGGCTGCTTGTTGAACTCAGCAAAGGCGCGCACCGGGGAGCGGGACTCCCGCACCCGCACCCCGAAGTAGTCGTGCGGCACTACCCGGTTGATTTCGGTGGCAATAGTCCGGAAAAGCTCCTCGCGCTCCTTGATGCTCAGCAGGGCATTATTGAGAGCCAGCTGCATAGTTTTTTCCTGCTCCCGGCGGGCAATGTCCTCGAACGCCAGCGTATTGGTTACGGCCACTGCTACCAGACTACCAATTTTTTCCAGCAGATCCGCGTCTAATTCCGACAATTCGGGCCGTCGCCGGGCCACCAACGACAGCAGGCCAATCAGCTGCCCGCTGGTACGTAGGGGTACCACCGTAATGTAGCGCATGCCCCGTTCCAGTAGGTTGCGGAAGGGAGAAAATTCGCCGTGCTCCGCCATAAATTCCTGCAAATCATACTGGTGCAGGCGGGGTTGACGCAGAAAAAGCGCAATAGGCGTGCCCTCTACCGACGTACGAGTTGGTTGGTGCGCATGCACATCAGGTAGCAATACTTCACCCAGGTAGTCGCGCAGAAAAATCCGGCGGTACTGGTGTTCTGTGTCCAGGGTCAGAATGGTAATGGCGTCGAAGGGAAAAATTAGCCGTAGCTTTTCCGTTACACTCCGAAATAGGTCCTCCTTGTTGCGCGTGGTAGCAATGGCATCATTCAGATACAGAAGAAGCGAGTCATCTTGGTCAGGCATGGCAAAGCGGCAAATGGAGGTAATGCGCGTAACTATTCCTTAAATTTCAGGAAATATACATAGGATATCCTGATATATAAGGAAATCAGGATGCAGTTTAATAAGCTAACTAGGTAGCTACGTAAAATTATTTTGTGGCTCTACTGATCGGAATCAGTGTTTTTGAGCTAGATTAAAGGGGTTTTAACGGGTTGGCACGTAGTTGGGTAACAGGCGGACATCCATACGCTGTTTCAGATATGCTTTTCCGACCTCAATACGCTGCCCCATTTTTAGCTACCCTCGGGTTGCTGGTGGGTAGTGCGGCACACGCACAGGTGCCGCTATCCGCAGCAACTCCTAGTGATTCTCTGTCGCTGGAAACTACCGTGCGTTCGGTGCTTGATGCTAACCCCGCCATTAATGCCCTGCAGGAAGAAGTAAACCAGGCCCAAAGTCGCCTCGATGAGAGCCGTACCTACCTGCGGCCCGTGGTAGATGGCACCGTCAGCTACACCCGCGTTGATCCGCAGGTGAAGTTGCAGCTAAACCCCGATGAGCCCGGTTTTCAGCTGGCCCCCAATAACAACTACGACGGGCACGTGACGGCCCGGTATACGGTGCTGGACTTTGGGCGCGCCAACGCAGCCATTGAAGCGGCCCGGAGCCGGACGCTCACGGCCGCCGACCAAATCAACGTTACCCGCCGCGACTTGGCCTTTGCCGCCGCCCAGAGCTACTACAGCATTCTGTTCGCCCGTGAAGCCATTCGGGTGCAGGACGCCCAAATTGCTTCCCTGCGCCAGCACCAGCGCGAAATGGAGAAGCGGGTGCAAGGTGGGGTAAGCACCAACTTCGACGTGACAACCACGCAGGTGCGCATTGCCCAGGCTCAGGACCGCCGCATCGACTTGCAAAACCAGTTGCGCAACCAGGAAATTCAGCTGGCCCGCCTGCTGCACCGCCCCGAGTCGGCGGTAACGCCGGTGCGCGGCCGTTTTGAGTACAACCCGCAACCCGTGAACGTAGAGGACGCGCTGGCCAAAGGCGCAGAGAACCGGCCCGAAGTAAAGCTGGCTAAGGACGCCGAGCAAACTGCTTCCGCCCAGTTGCGCGTGGCCGAAACCAGCAACAAGCCCAGCCTCACGGTGCTAGCTCAGGCCGGAGGGAAAAACGGCTACATCGTGCCCAACCTGGAGCGCGTGCGTTTTAACACGGTAGCCGGCGCCCAGCTTTCCATCCCGATTTACGACGGCGACCGGAACCGCTACCAGCGGGCAGCCGCGCAATCGGCCATCAAAGGCGCTCAGGCTCGCACCCAGGACACCCAGGAGCAAGTGCGCGCCGATGTACTGCAGGCTGTGAACAACATGCAAACCAGCACCGCCCGCTACGACAACTCCCAGGTTCAGATCGGGCAGGCCGCTGACGCCCTAACCCGGGCCAAAGCCCGCTACCGCTACGGAGTAGGCAGCAACCTGGACGTACTGGACGCGGAAACGCAGCTGGCTCAGTCGCGCCTCTCGCGCCTGCAAGCCATCTACAACTACACCCTCGGCCAGTACCAGCTGCGCCGCGCCACCGGCGAGCAGATTTGGTAGCGGTGAAATTGTGAGATGGTGAAATAGTGAGTTGCCGTTCAGCTTCTCCTGTTCGCGCCATTAACGCATCAAACTCACCATTTCACTATTTCACCACCTCACTATATGACCATCCTCTGTCCGGTTGATTTTTCGGCTGCTACTGCTGCGGTGGTGAAGTACTCGGCGGCGCTGGCGGCGGGTACGGGGGCTGAGCTGCGGCTTTTGCACGTGCTAGAGCCGCAGCTCAGCTCTACCGCTGGTGTGGGGCATGATGTGGCGCTGGCTCGCCAGTTGGCTTTGTGCCGGGAAGCCGCACAGGCAGCTGGCGCTCAAGTAACTACCGTTGTTCTGCGCGGTGAGGCCGCCCGCGAAATCGTGGAAGAAGCGCGCCGCCATCCGGCCGACATCATTGTTATCGGAGCGCACGGCCAAACGGGGCTTACCCGCTTTCTGATGGGTAGCACCGCCGAAACCGTGGTGCGAACTGCCTCCTGCGTGACGCTGCTGGTAAAGCCTGGCTGCCCCACCGCCTA of Hymenobacter sublimis contains these proteins:
- a CDS encoding 5-methylcytosine restriction system specificity protein McrC; amino-acid sequence: MIPIQNLYYLLCYAWNRLPEQQELLAINTTTFHRPLELLTHVLLTGTRRLMHRGLPVAYTERTEELTELRGRVQLAPTLSQNLLSRGRAICTVDELNQNTALARLVLGTLQQLSRTRSLPAALRQQVRATMRRFPDAVLPEPPSAATLRAVRRLRPTGLAGFLLNVCELIQQSALPTPDAEGPTRFRDFRRDERLMALLFEQFVRNFYRLEQRQFRVLSETIQWQAEAETVEALHLLPAMVTDTTLENEQRKIILDTKYYAAALKPRYDQHKLISPHLYQLYAYLQNQPRPAEQQLEGVLLYPAAAHAVDVRYTLGGHPVRIVTVDLAQPWQQIARDLLALLD
- a CDS encoding McrB family protein, with product MPTPDLDPTHLTRDQVIRALQQMDLDGPRMPLSTVYDLVFMGKRYAPRAVAQLAFRLATEQPEATWPLPAGAPTNRVLEQLDFTIATKRPTLENSPLLDGDVAAQEQMQELYTGATRETPPAKVKGIKQVAPTEKSPAEPASASDPLPAFEVQEPAASYQHSTPEPYDQAMALAELFISAEKLAATLAALRRRRNLILQGPPGTGKTYLARRLAWLELGATDAARVELVQFHPSYSYEDFVQGFRPDGAGTFRLQNGILVDFCQRAAQDPERPYFLLIDELNRGNVARIFGELLLLLEADKRGPAHAVRLPYAPAGSPPFFVPANVFLIGTMNLADRSLAPLDYALRRRFAFVSLEPEFGAPLRELLAAQGVPAAVSHRLTTRLAALNQVITDDPDLGPDFCIGHSYFCQPPAEPAAAAEWLQLILEQEIEPLLDDYWLDQPAKATQQKKKLLA
- a CDS encoding sigma 54-interacting transcriptional regulator — encoded protein: MPDQDDSLLLYLNDAIATTRNKEDLFRSVTEKLRLIFPFDAITILTLDTEHQYRRIFLRDYLGEVLLPDVHAHQPTRTSVEGTPIALFLRQPRLHQYDLQEFMAEHGEFSPFRNLLERGMRYITVVPLRTSGQLIGLLSLVARRRPELSELDADLLEKIGSLVAVAVTNTLAFEDIARREQEKTMQLALNNALLSIKEREELFRTIATEINRVVPHDYFGVRVRESRSPVRAFAEFNKQPDGTFLALDENRYDDLPKSEASKQAVVELFSRPGVYVGADFEDLAQRYDMLRYIREQRGTRSILCAPLDVGDEQMAALILASHQPLAFTEETLELIQTLVPQIRLAVQNVFAFEQIDALRTQLERERTYLIDEINTTAAARLDDFVGGSGVMQQVYTRLAQVAPTDTTVLITGETGTGKELVARALHNLSPRKERALIKINCAALPAQLIESELFGHEKGAFTGAHDRRIGKFELADKGTIFLDEVGELPLDLQAKLLRVLQEKEFERIGGRRVIPTDVRVIAATNRVLEDEVAAGRFRADLYYRLNVFPIKLPPLRERPEDIEPLMRYFLERFTKQMGKPVRGLRERDLKALRQYGWPGNVRELEHVLEQAVIVSQGPFLEFAGFSAAAQVAPATPETGGPIKTLKDQERDHILAALRRTGGRVSGPNGAAVLLDINPKTLEARMKKLGIQRTVEVR
- a CDS encoding TolC family protein gives rise to the protein MLFRPQYAAPFLATLGLLVGSAAHAQVPLSAATPSDSLSLETTVRSVLDANPAINALQEEVNQAQSRLDESRTYLRPVVDGTVSYTRVDPQVKLQLNPDEPGFQLAPNNNYDGHVTARYTVLDFGRANAAIEAARSRTLTAADQINVTRRDLAFAAAQSYYSILFAREAIRVQDAQIASLRQHQREMEKRVQGGVSTNFDVTTTQVRIAQAQDRRIDLQNQLRNQEIQLARLLHRPESAVTPVRGRFEYNPQPVNVEDALAKGAENRPEVKLAKDAEQTASAQLRVAETSNKPSLTVLAQAGGKNGYIVPNLERVRFNTVAGAQLSIPIYDGDRNRYQRAAAQSAIKGAQARTQDTQEQVRADVLQAVNNMQTSTARYDNSQVQIGQAADALTRAKARYRYGVGSNLDVLDAETQLAQSRLSRLQAIYNYTLGQYQLRRATGEQIW
- a CDS encoding universal stress protein, with the protein product MTILCPVDFSAATAAVVKYSAALAAGTGAELRLLHVLEPQLSSTAGVGHDVALARQLALCREAAQAAGAQVTTVVLRGEAAREIVEEARRHPADIIVIGAHGQTGLTRFLMGSTAETVVRTASCVTLLVKPGCPTAYRQSA